One genomic window of Salvia miltiorrhiza cultivar Shanhuang (shh) chromosome 4, IMPLAD_Smil_shh, whole genome shotgun sequence includes the following:
- the LOC131019992 gene encoding probable sugar phosphate/phosphate translocator At3g11320 produces MSAMKSSGRFFTIGLVTSWYSSNIGVLLLNKYLLSNYGFKYPIFLTMCHMTACALLSYIAIAWMKIVPMQTIRSRVQFMKISALSLIFCTSVVSGNISLKYLPVSFNQAIGATTPFFTAVFAYMMTFKREAWLTYVTLIPVVTGVIIASGGEPSFHLFGFLMCIGATAARALKSVVQGILLSSEGEKLNSMNLLLYMAPIAVVLLLPATLFMEENVVGITLALAREDIKIIWLLLFNSALAYFVNLTNFLVTKHTSALTLQVLGNAKGAVAVVVSILIFKNPVSITGMLGYSLTVLGVVLYSEAKKRSK; encoded by the exons ATGTCCGCGATGAAATCCTCGGGCCGATTCTTCACGATCGGGCTGGTCACGTCGTGGTACTCGTCCAACATTGGGGTTTTGCTGTTGAACAAGTACCTGTTGAGCAATTACGGGTTCAAGTACCCGATTTTCTTGACCATGTGCCACATGACGGCGTGCGCACTGCTCAGCTACATCGCCATTGCGTGGATGAAGATCGTGCCGATGCAGACCATAAGATCTAGGGTTCAGTTCATGAAGATCTCCGCTCTCAGCTTGATTTTCTGCACCTCCGTTGTCAGCGGCAACATTTCGCTCAAGTACTTGCCCGTCAGCTTCAACCAGGCTATCGGCGCCACCACGCCCTTCTTCACCGCCGTCTTCGCTTACATGATGACTTTCAAGAGAGAGGCGTGGTTGACTTACGTGACTTTGATTCCCGTGGTCACCGGAGTCATCATCGCCAGTGGG GGTGAACCGAGTTTCCATTTGTTCGGTTTTCTCATGTGTATTGGAGCAACAGCTGCAAGAGCACTTAAATCAGTGGTTCAGGGAATTTTGCTTTCTTCTGAAGG GGAaaaattgaattccatgaaccTGCTGCTGTACATGGCTCCTATAGCTGTTGTGTTACTACTTCCTGCTACACTTTTTATGGAGGAGAATGTCGTTGGTATTACATTAGCATTAGCTAGAGAAGATATCAAAATTATTTGGTTGCTGTTGTTCAACTCTGCACTGGCATATTTTGTAAATTTGACCAACTTTCTGGTCACAAAACACACCAGTGCTCTAACTCTTCAG GTGCTTGGAAATGCAAAAGGGGCAGTAGCAGTGGTAGTCTCGATATTGATCTTCAAGAATCCCGTCTCTATAACGGGGATGCTTGGATACTCCCTTACCGTCCTTGGTGTTGTCCTCTATAGCGAAGCCAAGAAGCGTAGCAAATGA